In the genome of Fulvivirga maritima, one region contains:
- a CDS encoding DUF6630 family protein translates to MNIFRIFRNRKMNPKELCLQLGKRLYHTHSVEFQDYYEEYLEDLGEFKDMYFDVYEEFDFKRLGPFEVLYAYGAHYEHAYYIDWRGEENEKEVESYVEQTFPKVKFSWSATETLRSEYSASNLRDGNFIIKLFKAVDEDIRRQGYALLFFTIDADGYCFIPTDIDTYELAIGGLKRKFNGAADIKG, encoded by the coding sequence ATGAATATCTTCAGGATTTTTAGAAATAGAAAAATGAACCCTAAAGAGCTTTGTTTGCAGTTAGGGAAAAGACTTTATCATACTCATTCAGTAGAATTTCAAGATTATTATGAGGAGTATCTTGAAGACTTAGGGGAGTTTAAGGATATGTATTTTGACGTATATGAAGAATTTGACTTTAAAAGATTAGGCCCTTTTGAGGTGTTGTATGCATATGGAGCACACTATGAGCATGCGTATTATATAGATTGGAGGGGAGAGGAAAACGAAAAGGAAGTAGAATCTTATGTAGAGCAGACCTTTCCAAAGGTGAAATTTAGTTGGTCGGCTACTGAGACATTGCGAAGTGAATATTCAGCATCAAATCTTAGAGATGGTAATTTTATAATTAAGCTTTTTAAGGCGGTAGATGAGGACATAAGAAGGCAGGGCTATGCGCTTCTGTTTTTCACTATAGATGCTGATGGTTATTGTTTCATTCCTACTGATATAGATACTTATGAGCTAGCCATTGGAGGCCTGAAAAGAAAATTTAATGGGGCTGCTGACATTAAAGGTTAA
- a CDS encoding DMT family protein — protein MNKGLLTIVLLVVSNTFMTFAWYGHLKFKEMSWFAHLGLVSVILISWGIALFEYIFQVPANKIGFNENGGPFNLWQLKVIQEVITLTIFTLFTIVFFKNETFKINHLIGFIFLILAVYFIFKK, from the coding sequence ATGAACAAAGGACTCCTTACTATAGTGCTATTGGTGGTTTCCAACACTTTTATGACCTTCGCCTGGTATGGTCATTTAAAATTTAAAGAGATGAGCTGGTTTGCCCATTTGGGGCTGGTATCGGTTATTCTTATCAGCTGGGGGATAGCGCTCTTTGAATATATCTTTCAGGTACCTGCTAACAAAATCGGCTTTAATGAAAACGGCGGTCCTTTTAATTTATGGCAACTAAAGGTAATTCAGGAAGTGATTACGCTCACTATCTTCACCTTGTTTACCATTGTTTTCTTCAAGAATGAAACCTTCAAAATCAACCATTTAATAGGCTTCATTTTTCTCATTTTGGCGGTTTACTTCATTTTCAAAAAATAA
- a CDS encoding DUF262 domain-containing protein, which produces MSNSAANKIDADDRSLRDILQSKKYSIDFFQREYKWQRRHIEQLIIDIEEAFTDSYKLGDKIQDVSSYNSYYMGPVIFYDKSGTLSIIDGQQRLTSITLILIYIHNLQKDNENAEPITDLIYSRKHGRTSFNLEVPERYDILNALYNGNEDDYDIANEKNLSIINTFERYQDIKELFPEHLIGDKLPLFIDWLKEKLTFVEIIAYSDKNAYTIFETMNDRGYNLTPSEMLKGFLLSKIENEDYLIELNEIWREKISEFHYYSVDEDLEFFRAWLRGQYAETMKKSTAAGTAREDFEKIGTSFHRWVKENSSKLKLKSEESYFYFVKGDFVFFADLYLRIKELERYPIEEIELVNYISNYSIATSLSYPLYISPIKKLDSEEIIESKLKIIASYIERFVVYRSIKSLPISQTSIRYSFFNNVIKGSRDLDNTELINFLNSTIEYEEAFEQINYVQTFNLNRKFFRYFIARITYHINSVCDLNIDFYDLMSARRKTGSLLEPVFDYDLISNEGEIEEEKDIDKFYFSLCNYVLKRKDIEDDVDSEYHNLYYRLMVSGELSDAEKSELSIRYTLPTTYSFSSEWLEERKKIMIEICNDIWKPIE; this is translated from the coding sequence ATGTCAAATTCAGCAGCAAATAAGATAGATGCAGACGATAGAAGTCTTAGAGATATACTACAATCAAAAAAATATTCAATCGATTTTTTTCAAAGAGAATATAAATGGCAAAGAAGACATATAGAGCAACTCATTATAGATATTGAAGAAGCTTTTACGGATAGTTATAAACTTGGAGATAAAATACAGGATGTTTCTAGTTATAATTCATATTATATGGGGCCTGTTATATTTTATGATAAGTCAGGTACACTTTCAATTATTGATGGTCAACAAAGATTAACCTCAATTACATTAATTTTAATCTACATTCATAATCTTCAAAAGGATAATGAAAATGCAGAACCAATCACTGATTTGATTTATTCTAGAAAACATGGGAGAACTTCTTTTAATCTTGAAGTACCTGAGCGATATGATATATTAAACGCCTTGTATAATGGAAATGAAGATGATTATGATATTGCTAATGAAAAAAATCTTTCAATAATAAATACATTTGAAAGATACCAAGATATTAAAGAGTTGTTTCCAGAACATTTAATTGGGGATAAATTGCCCCTTTTTATTGATTGGTTAAAAGAAAAACTAACATTTGTAGAAATCATTGCTTATTCAGACAAAAATGCTTACACAATTTTTGAAACAATGAATGACAGGGGATATAATTTAACCCCAAGTGAAATGTTAAAAGGATTTCTACTTTCAAAAATTGAAAATGAGGATTATCTTATTGAATTAAATGAGATTTGGAGAGAAAAAATATCTGAATTTCATTATTATTCCGTAGATGAAGATTTAGAGTTTTTTAGGGCGTGGCTAAGAGGTCAATATGCTGAAACCATGAAAAAATCCACTGCCGCAGGCACTGCGAGAGAAGATTTTGAGAAAATCGGTACTAGTTTTCATCGTTGGGTAAAAGAAAATTCTAGTAAATTAAAACTTAAATCGGAAGAGAGTTATTTTTATTTTGTTAAAGGTGATTTTGTTTTTTTCGCTGACTTATATTTGAGAATTAAAGAACTTGAGAGGTATCCTATCGAGGAAATAGAATTAGTTAATTATATCTCAAATTACTCAATAGCAACTTCATTGTCATATCCCCTTTATATTTCCCCAATTAAAAAATTAGATTCAGAAGAGATAATTGAATCTAAACTAAAAATCATTGCAAGTTACATTGAAAGGTTCGTAGTGTATCGTTCAATAAAAAGTTTACCTATTTCTCAAACTTCTATTAGATATTCTTTTTTTAATAATGTAATAAAAGGTTCAAGAGATTTAGATAATACTGAATTAATTAATTTTCTCAATTCAACAATAGAATATGAAGAAGCATTTGAACAAATTAATTATGTTCAGACATTTAATTTAAATCGTAAATTTTTTAGATACTTTATTGCAAGAATTACTTATCATATTAATTCTGTTTGTGATTTAAATATTGACTTTTATGATCTAATGTCTGCAAGACGCAAGACTGGCAGTCTCTTAGAACCTGTCTTTGATTATGATCTTATAAGCAATGAGGGCGAGATTGAGGAAGAAAAAGATATTGATAAGTTTTATTTTAGTCTCTGTAATTATGTACTTAAAAGAAAGGATATTGAAGATGATGTAGACAGTGAATATCATAATTTATATTACCGCCTTATGGTATCTGGTGAATTGTCAGACGCTGAAAAATCTGAATTATCAATAAGATATACTTTGCCAACGACATATAGTTTTTCTTCTGAGTGGCTTGAAGAAAGAAAAAAAATAATGATAGAAATTTGTAATGATATATGGAAACCAATTGAATAA
- a CDS encoding M48 family metalloprotease, with translation MAKREIRISSEFKAQTTKAILSIVLFIFAYVLMLALAVGLTALCVYGGIMLIIARPMFFTIAFGSGLASLGVLVLIFLLKFIFKSHKVDRSHLFEISKADEPELFNLISDIVKQVGTSFPKKVYLSSDVNASVFYNSNFWSMFLPTKKNLQIGLGLVNTVSKAEFTAILSHEFGHFSQKTMKVGSYFYNVNQVIYNLLYDNESYDNLIQRWGSISGYFTIFVVLAVKINEGVQWVLRAVYGVVNKSNMGLSREMEFHADEIAASVTGFEPLKTSLLRMSIADYSFNYVLSFYDARIASNQKSENIYKEHLYVMNFLAENNNMKIENGLPQITVEELGKFNKSKLVIKDQWASHPSTEDRIEMLEKTGVLTQQTESMPANSIFTDIIETQKALTDKIFKGVHYEGKAAPIPFEEFQKEYRKEYRDNTFSKIYNGYYDDKNPSCFDVSASESSDKEAAIDELFSSEMVDTVYTAIALRNDIETLRQIAEKAVPIKTFDYDGKKYKKKDCKELIDKLGKELSLTDDQITQNDIRIYHFFRQCEVKSDAIPILEYDYKKFFNYDKEFDSKFEPYTKLTNALQFVNQTTPFDGIQANFRRIEPIEAELKNGIKELLADSIYETELTKEIKDNFELYNSKKWQYFGNEKYFDDNLNVLFTALNNYAFLLSKGYFLLKKELLDYQVKLLKATDKVYSQ, from the coding sequence ATGGCTAAAAGAGAGATCAGAATTTCGTCAGAGTTTAAGGCTCAAACTACCAAAGCAATACTTTCCATTGTATTATTCATTTTTGCGTATGTGTTAATGTTGGCTTTGGCTGTGGGCCTAACTGCTTTATGTGTTTATGGAGGCATAATGCTGATTATAGCCCGACCCATGTTTTTTACAATAGCATTTGGAAGTGGGTTGGCGAGCTTAGGTGTGCTGGTGCTTATATTTTTGCTCAAATTCATATTTAAGTCACACAAAGTGGACCGCTCTCATCTTTTTGAAATTAGTAAGGCGGACGAACCTGAACTTTTCAATCTAATTAGCGACATAGTAAAACAGGTAGGGACCTCCTTTCCGAAAAAGGTTTACTTATCAAGTGATGTGAATGCTTCTGTTTTCTATAACTCCAATTTTTGGAGTATGTTTTTGCCTACTAAAAAGAACCTTCAAATAGGATTGGGGCTTGTAAATACGGTTTCTAAAGCAGAGTTTACAGCAATTTTGAGTCATGAATTTGGCCACTTTTCTCAAAAAACAATGAAAGTAGGAAGCTATTTTTATAACGTTAATCAAGTAATTTATAATCTGCTATATGATAATGAATCCTATGATAACCTTATCCAGAGGTGGGGTAGTATCAGTGGCTATTTTACAATTTTTGTAGTGCTTGCTGTTAAGATTAATGAAGGGGTACAGTGGGTTTTAAGAGCAGTTTATGGAGTGGTTAACAAGAGTAATATGGGACTCTCAAGAGAAATGGAATTTCATGCAGATGAAATTGCCGCCAGCGTAACGGGGTTTGAACCCTTGAAAACTTCATTACTTAGAATGTCTATTGCAGACTATTCTTTTAACTATGTTCTGTCCTTTTACGATGCAAGAATAGCTTCAAATCAAAAAAGCGAGAATATTTACAAAGAGCATTTATATGTGATGAATTTTCTTGCTGAAAACAATAACATGAAAATTGAAAATGGTCTGCCTCAAATTACTGTTGAGGAATTGGGCAAATTCAATAAATCAAAATTGGTTATTAAAGATCAATGGGCCTCACACCCTAGCACAGAAGATAGAATAGAGATGTTGGAAAAAACAGGTGTACTGACACAACAGACCGAATCTATGCCCGCAAATAGCATTTTCACGGACATTATCGAAACTCAGAAGGCCCTTACTGATAAGATATTTAAAGGGGTTCATTATGAAGGGAAAGCTGCACCTATTCCATTTGAGGAGTTCCAAAAAGAATACAGAAAGGAATATAGAGATAACACATTTTCTAAGATTTACAATGGTTATTATGACGATAAAAACCCTAGTTGCTTTGATGTATCCGCTTCAGAATCAAGTGATAAGGAAGCTGCAATAGATGAATTATTCTCTAGCGAAATGGTGGATACAGTCTATACCGCTATAGCTTTACGAAATGATATTGAAACGTTGAGGCAAATTGCCGAAAAGGCTGTACCAATAAAAACATTTGATTATGATGGTAAAAAGTACAAAAAGAAAGATTGTAAGGAGCTAATAGATAAGCTGGGGAAAGAATTAAGTCTAACAGATGATCAAATCACACAAAATGACATCAGAATATATCATTTTTTTCGTCAGTGTGAAGTGAAAAGCGACGCTATACCGATATTGGAATATGATTATAAGAAATTTTTCAATTATGATAAAGAATTTGACTCTAAATTCGAACCCTATACTAAGCTTACTAACGCATTGCAATTTGTAAACCAGACTACTCCTTTTGATGGGATTCAAGCTAATTTCCGTAGAATTGAACCTATTGAAGCAGAGTTGAAAAATGGCATTAAAGAATTGTTGGCAGACAGTATATATGAAACTGAATTGACAAAAGAAATCAAAGACAATTTTGAGCTGTATAATTCAAAAAAATGGCAGTATTTCGGTAATGAAAAATACTTTGATGACAACCTGAACGTCCTATTTACCGCTTTGAATAATTACGCATTTCTGCTATCAAAGGGGTATTTTTTATTAAAAAAGGAATTGCTCGATTATCAGGTAAAGCTATTAAAAGCCACAGACAAGGTGTATAGCCAATAG
- a CDS encoding CatB-related O-acetyltransferase yields MKGPDKDLKFPIENYDKLCFLKNIIKNPNIIVGDYTYYDDFENVENFEKNVKYHFDFIGDKLIIGKFCMIASDVKFIMNGANHLTNSLTSYPFAIFGNGWENAMDGKSYPTKGDINIGNDVWIGYNATIMGGVNIGDGAIIATNSTVTKDVEPYTIVGGNPAIEIKKRFPEDVITKLLELQWWNWDIEKITKNIQNLTDSNVEKLIG; encoded by the coding sequence ATGAAGGGTCCTGATAAAGACTTAAAATTTCCTATTGAAAATTATGACAAGCTTTGTTTTTTGAAGAATATCATTAAAAATCCCAATATTATTGTTGGTGATTATACGTATTACGATGATTTTGAGAACGTAGAAAATTTTGAGAAGAACGTAAAATACCATTTTGACTTTATAGGCGACAAACTCATTATAGGTAAGTTTTGCATGATTGCATCTGATGTGAAGTTTATAATGAATGGTGCCAATCATTTAACAAATTCTCTAACCTCTTATCCTTTTGCGATTTTTGGCAATGGTTGGGAAAATGCGATGGATGGTAAATCCTATCCCACTAAAGGTGATATAAATATTGGTAATGATGTTTGGATAGGCTACAATGCCACTATAATGGGGGGAGTAAATATTGGTGACGGAGCAATAATCGCTACTAATTCTACCGTTACGAAAGATGTGGAGCCCTACACCATAGTTGGCGGAAATCCTGCTATAGAAATCAAAAAGAGATTTCCTGAAGATGTAATTACTAAGCTTTTGGAATTACAATGGTGGAACTGGGATATCGAAAAAATTACGAAGAACATACAGAACCTAACAGATAGTAATGTTGAAAAGTTGATTGGATAA